A portion of the Saccharomyces paradoxus chromosome XV, complete sequence genome contains these proteins:
- the RTC1 gene encoding Rtc1p (Subunit of the SEA (Seh1-associated) complex~similar to YOL138C) encodes MSLSPHMENASVPKGSTPIPKNRNFSSLGKAEFLGSSSSNNSSFRVNHYSNSGQPSVLDSIRRPNLTPTFSYSNGVYMPESHRTSSFNDNYLPYDKNSYVKTAGSMGNKSNIKVKTKKNASNTTTRKSSGLIYTTKVDKELSSIDKVNDPNINGLVCAGKTHLGLYKFSPSDRSIKCVHDFITPNNNTSTRGTTSLLPKLSKRTRQNKFSTIADVKTGFNNYKNCIAVCNNSTAISIYDLNKSSSIDNPLITSLCEHTRSINSFDFNMVESNLIISGGQDSCVKIWDLRSNKSKSSNRSDININTASDSIRDVKWMPGYNFAIKNEQGTSTYGNFKSGYKFASIHDSGYLLKFDLRQPTQYEKKLNAHTGPGLCLNWHPNQEYIATGGRDGKCCLWYVGDNANGAENTVLNYGNSPSLHTPSTSLNNSSSLAFPKLTINTGYPVTKLKFKPAYSNNIYNSLLGMSSMGDEAEVRIYSLARKYIPKHILLSETPSLGLVWWDENLIFNIDKGTRINGWDINKEPTVLENLSKNTTTWRDLDGNGLLSVDQEIGSYELSEPELQPALTATGKKHPGAMKNLKNGNSENQGIIGGIKKGFSHTGLTSFAPERPPTLKAGPTFSTKSLTLTSAASSFNNSSASLTSLTPQTDNKEEIAIEPPCIITLDIPQIFNNIRLTKIAHLRKKDVISKNSSIRRSPVETFKFLARQLKFSYIQEQNIADSADAMYKKDVENISITKNVTEAHDGDKDDDGDGDDDDDDDDDDKIIESHLLKKYNFPENNTWATLMNEKGNSKQSKRNSNSSKEFDEKDVRSSISSISANNQSHGRSRKIDKNLEAELQDKMQTLVDLISIATHNASVYLSIDDLTNFKIWILIRDSLLWDLKGMTSSQVSPDEASNMEVNESSDFEAGENLKARKEFLEEDGEGTSGAESLIEERPQAFRASSDEPSETEKKPVSKLKEQLKNTERITYAQPNEESDEVLSKLKELQSQHPEPRGKIGETASDDVIIEEDEDEQEEEEEQPHNSSNKSEHAHMSPIAKSIPILQKREHRKSFIDTFMLHSPNGYNGDTDIGNEDDNISPRFVYNSVSPRSKVSSLQSYATTTSQLETFKKLSSQTAPVIGSPGHALSRPDSIGREQLSSSLTKKLAKCRKSVDDPPWDTKKLIKQLYNQATETGNVVLTVNILFLFQMIYQITEIDIAKDAIAHFLLLLHRYELFGIAADVLKYCPFEDIMGSEGDQSSIRLFCERCGELITNESSKEKLRAEAQQTGNKKIMDKFGYWYCDSCKKKNTPCVLCERPLKKLTMVILPCGHEGHFQCIQEWFLDEKEHECPGGCPGVAFI; translated from the coding sequence ATGAGCTTATCTCCACACATGGAAAACGCTTCAGTTCCCAAGGGAAGCACCCCGATACCAAAAAACAGGAACTTTAGTTCTTTGGGTAAAGCCGAGTTTCTTGGATCTTCGTCAAGcaataattcttcttttcggGTGAATCATTATTCAAATAGTGGACAACCATCCGTATTAGATTCTATACGAAGACCTAACCTAACTCCAACTTTTTCTTACAGTAACGGGGTTTATATGCCTGAAAGTCACAGAACTAGTTCATTCAACGATAACTATTTGCCCTATGATAAGAATTCCTACGTAAAAACAGCCGGAAGTATGGGCAATAAGTCAAATATTAAAGTCAAAACTAAGAAAAATGCAAGTAATACAACTACAAGAAAGTCATCTGGGCTCATTTACACCACCAAAGTGGATAAAGAATTATCTAGTATAGACAAAGTGAACGATCCAAACATTAATGGTCTGGTTTGTGCAGGTAAGACACATTTGGGGCTGTATAAATTCTCGCCCTCAGATAGATCTATCAAATGCGTCCATGATTTCATAACACCTAATAACAATACCTCAACAAGGGGAACGACATCCCTATTGCCCAAGCTGAGCAAAAGAACAAGGCAGAACAAATTTAGTACCATTGCGGATGTCAAGACTGGATTTAATAACTACAAAAACTGTATTGCAGTGTGCAACAATTCTACGGCAATATCGATATATGATCTCAATAAAAGTTCCTCGATAGACAATCCCTTGATAACATCTTTATGCGAACACACTAGATCAATCAAtagttttgatttcaaCATGGTCGAATCAAACCTAATAATAAGTGGCGGGCAAGACAGTTGCGTGAAAATATGGGATCTACGTTCCAATAAATCTAAAAGCTCAAATAGGTCTGATATTAATATAAATACGGCATCTGACTCAATAAGAGACGTAAAATGGATGCCCGGCTACAATTTTGCAATCAAGAATGAGCAGGGTACATCAACGTATGGTAATTTTAAAAGCGGTTACAAATTCGCTTCCATACACGATTCAGGATACTTATTGAAGTTTGATCTTCGACAACCTACccaatatgaaaaaaaattaaatgcGCACACAGGACCAGGTCTTTGTTTAAACTGGCATCCTAATCAAGAATACATTGCTACGGGTGGTAGGGATGGGAAATGCTGCCTTTGGTATGTTGGTGACAATGCCAATGGCGCTGAAAATACAGTTCTAAATTACGGAAACTCTCCCTCGTTACATACACCCAGTACGTCCCTGAACAACAGCAGCTCACTGGCATTTCCCAAACTCACAATTAACACAGGCTATCCGGTAACCAAATTGAAATTCAAGCCTGCTTATAGtaacaatatatataattcATTACTGGGAATGTCGTCAATGGGTGACGAAGCGGAAGTTCGCATCTATTCCTTAGCAAGAAAGTACATTCCCAAACATATTCTCTTATCAGAAACGCCTTCGTTAGGATTAGTATGGTGGGATGAGAACTTGATCTTTAATATTGATAAGGGAACCCGTATTAATGGTTGGGACATTAATAAAGAACCAACAGTGCTCGAAAATCTGAGCAAAAATACAACAACATGGAGAGATTTGGATGGTAACGGTTTACTTTCAGTTGATCAGGAAATAGGCTCATATGAGCTGTCAGAACCGGAGCTTCAACCTGCTTTAACTGCTACGGGGAAGAAGCATCCGGGTGCAATGAAAAATCTGAAGAATGGTAATTCAGAGAACCAGGGAATAATTGGTGggataaaaaaagggttTAGCCATACTGGATTGACAAGCTTTGCACCAGAGAGACCACCAACTTTAAAAGCAGGCCCAACATTCAGCACAAAAAGTCTAACACTAACATCTGCGGCATCTTCTTTTAATAACTCTTCCGCATCATTGACATCTCTAACACCACAAACTgataataaagaagaaattgccATTGAGCCGCCTTGTATCATCACTTTAGATATACCacaaattttcaataacATAAGATTAACCAAAATCGCTCACCTAAGGAAAAAGGACGtcatttccaaaaactCTTCTATTAGAAGGTCGCCAGTAGAAACGTTTAAATTTTTGGCGCGACAACTCAAGTTTTCGTATATTCAAGAGCAGAATATTGCAGACAGTGCAGACGCTATGTACAAAAAAGACGTAGAAAACATTAGCATTACTAAAAATGTAACTGAAGCGCATGATGGTgataaagatgatgatggtgatggtgatgatgatgatgatgatgatgatgatgacaaaaTAATCGAAAGccatcttttgaaaaagtacAATTTCCCAGAAAATAATACATGGGCTACCTTAATGAATGAGAAAGGAAATAGCAAACAATCCAAGAGGAATTCCAACAGTTCTAAGGAGTTTGACGAGAAGGATGTCAGATCAAGTATATCATCCATCTCTGCAAATAACCAAAGCCATGGCAGGTCTAGGAAGATCGACAAAAACCTGGAAGCAGAACTGCAGGACAAAATGCAAACACTGGTAGATTTAATATCTATCGCAACACATAACGCATCAGTTTATCTCTCCATAGATGATCTGACCAATTTTAAAATCTGGATCTTGATAAGAGATTCATTACTATGGGACTTGAAAGGGATGACTTCCTCCCAAGTTTCACCTGATGAGGCATCTAATATGGAAGTCAACGAAAGCTCCGATTTCGAAGCAGGAGAAAACCTgaaagcaagaaaagaattctTAGAGGAGGATGGTGAAGGAACAAGCGGGGCTGAATCGTTAATAGAAGAAAGGCCACAGGCATTTCGAGCTAGCTCTGACGAACCAAGtgaaacagaaaagaaaccaGTTTCCAAGCTCAAAGAGCAGCTAAAAAACACGGAAAGAATCACGTATGCGCAACCAAATGAGGAATCGGATGAAGTTTTAAGTAAATTAAAAGAGCTACAGAGTCAACACCCGGAGCCTAGAGGTAAAATAGGAGAAACTGCGAGTGACGACGTGATTAtagaggaagatgaagatgaacaagaagaagaagaagaacaaccTCATAATTCATCAAACAAATCGGAGCATGCTCATATGTCTCCTATCGCCAAAAGTATACCAATATTACAGAAACGAGAACATCGCAAGTCATTCATAGATACTTTTATGCTGCATTCTCCCAACGGCTACAATGGAGATACAGATATAGGTAACGAAGACGACAATATATCTCCCAGGTTTGTTTACAATAGCGTGAGCCCACGTAGTAAGGTTTCATCGTTGCAAAGCTATGCCACAACGACCTCCCAACTagaaactttcaaaaaactttcttctcAGACAGCACCAGTAATCGGATCGCCCGGGCATGCGTTGTCTCGCCCAGATAGCATTGGCAGGGAACAACTCTCTTCCTCATTGACGAAAAAACTTGCCAAATGCAGGAAAAGTGTTGATGATCCACCTTGGGACACGAAAAAACTCATCAAACAACTTTACAATCAAGCTACCGAGACCGGGAACGTTGTATTAACGGTGAATATTTTattccttttccaaatGATATACCAAATAACAGAGATCGATATTGCGAAAGACGCAATTGCCCACTTCTTATTGTTGCTACATCGATACGAATTATTCGGCATTGCTGCAGACGTCTTGAAATATTGCCCGTTCGAAGATATCATGGGGTCTGAAGGTGACCAATCTTCCATCAGGCTGTTTTGCGAACGCTGCGGTGAGTTGATTACAAACGAAAGCTCCAAAGAAAAGCTCAGAGCGGAGGCTCAGCAGACGGGAAATAAGAAGATCATGGACAAGTTCGGATACTGGTATTGTGACTCTtgtaaaaagaagaatacgCCTTGTGTCCTATGTGAAAGACCGTTAAAGAAACTGACCATGGTCATACTTCCCTGTGGACACGAAGGTCACTTCCAGTGTATACAAGAATGGTTTCTCGATGAGAAGGAACATGAATGTCCTGGCGGTTGTCCCGGCGTTGCCTTCATCTAA
- the BSC6 gene encoding Bsc6p (similar to YOL137W), whose translation MHNSIFNSILANDTLRNQEKAGNSRQDLNHIQVFNMDASPITPSADDYGMYTTEISHHNTIELKNLLSSSDSRRNSQDEDRLSGNTNVVKEVDWQGEKVKTYPLNYQTVPLVKLQVIACLVMFVVFGMNDQTVGALLPTLIEYYHISRVDVSNVFIVQLCGYVVASLSNERLNKHFGMRGGMLLAAALCIVFLIVLATAPSNFYVCMFCGLPLGLGIGILDSTGNVLMGSLLVHKNELMGIMHGLYGAAAMVTPPLVSYFVEWGHWSLFFLIPLFFSIIGMIIIFPAFKFETASKYDYLCSMENKENNNDVEGGGDESQMESTKTSPGFFELLKNPAIFLYSLYLFLYLGAEITTGSWFFSYLLETKSSNKVAMSYIAASFWTGLTVGRLFLGFVTERFFENEYKASKAYAFLTLTSYTLFVLVGLINSSSVFYFIVLFFVVFCCGTFIGPLFPNASIVALQVLPKRLHVSGVGVAVAVGGCGGAAIPYLAGVLAHTVGIQYIPLLCWIMVALFTLEWTLYPKFIRGHEEYF comes from the coding sequence ATGCATAACTCGATATTCAACAGCATTCTGGCAAATGATACATTAAGAAACCAAGAAAAAGCTGGGAACTCACGACAGGATTTAAATCACATACAAGTTTTTAACATGGATGCCTCCCCGATTACACCAAGCGCAGATGATTACGGGATGTATACTACTGAGATTTCACATCATAACACGatagaattaaaaaatctaCTATCATCATCAGACTCTAGAAGGAATTCTCAAGACGAAGATAGGCTATCCGGTAATACAAACGTAGTCAAAGAAGTCGACTGGCAAGGCGAGAAAGTTAAAACATATCCGCTAAATTATCAAACTGTACCATTAGTGAAGCTGCAGGTGATAGCATGCTTGGTTATGTTCGTAGTTTTTGGCATGAATGATCAAACAGTAGGTGCACTACTTCCTACACTGATCGAGTACTATCATATATCGCGGGTGGACGTTTCAAACGTGTTTATAGTTCAACTCTGTGGCTATGTAGTGGCGTCTTTATCAAACGAAAGATTGAATAAGCACTTTGGTATGAGAGGGGGTATGCTTCTAGCAGCCGCTTTGTGTATAGTATTCCTTATTGTTTTGGCAACTGCTCCCTCCAATTTCTACGTCTGTATGTTTTGTGGCCTTCCTCTTGGCTTAGGTATCGGCATTTTAGATTCTACTGGTAATGTTTTAATGGGTAGTCTTTTAGTTCATAAGAATGAACTCATGGGTATCATGCATGGTCTTTATGGGGCAGCAGCTATGGTTACTCCGCCCTTGGtttcatattttgttgaatGGGGTCACTGgtctctcttttttcttattccTCTGTTCTTTTCTATAATAGGCATGATTATAATCTTTCCAGCCTTTAAATTTGAAACTGCCAGTAAATACGACTATCTCTGTTCTatggaaaacaaagaaaataacaatgatGTAGAAGGAGGAGGTGATGAGTCTCAGATGGAATCTACCAAGACAAGCCCaggattttttgaacttttaaaaaatcccgctattttcttgtactcattatatttgtttctttaCTTAGGTGCTGAAATCACGACTGGTTCATGGTTCTTCAGTTATTTATTAGAAACTAAATCAAGTAATAAGGTCGCTATGTCTTACATAGCAGCATCATTTTGGACAGGTTTAACTGTAGGAAGGTTATTCCTAGGATTTGTTACTGAGAGATTCTTCGAGAACGAATATAAAGCAAGCAAAGCGTATGCTTTTCTTACCCTAACGTCATACACATTGTTTGTGCTTGTTGGGCTGATCAATTCGAGCTCAGTTTTCTATTTCATCGTGTTAttctttgttgttttctgtTGTGGTACGTTTATCGGACCATTGTTTCCAAATGCAAGTATAGTTGCCTTACAAGTGCTGCCAAAGAGATTACATGTGAGCGGAGTTGGTGTTGCCGTTGCAGTTGGTGGTTGTGGTGGCGCAGCCATTCCATATTTGGCTGGGGTCCTTGCACATACAGTGGGTATCCAGTATATTCCACTACTATGTTGGATTATGGTTGCATTATTTACATTGGAATGGACATTGTATCCTAAATTCATTAGAGGTcatgaagaatatttttag